Proteins encoded together in one Mycobacterium sp. MS1601 window:
- the sepX gene encoding divisome protein SepX/GlpR, which produces MPSIPQSLLWISLVVLWLFVLVPMLINKRDTVKRTSDVALATRVLNSGGRAARLIRRGKPAAGHRSDPQWRPEEELDDFDEDETGPVVVTGRPSRVRSVAVVTSVAEEGENDYLDVDVVEMDSGALPVADAQKTAAPAAEQADELPLDFGDADPDPVDTPSDEPVVEAAETDEATDEAADDGSADEYEYVDDTSGLEAEAEPPTGAIPVAARARRFESKTAEAVSARKYRFRKRMLMSMAVLLLVTATAAYLWTSTMWYACATVGAITLLYLAYLRRQTRIEERLRRRRMQRMARSRLGVENTVDHELNVVPARLRRPGAAVLEIDDEDPAFEHLDYVPFSSQYDLPRAAGQ; this is translated from the coding sequence ATGCCAAGCATCCCCCAGTCATTGCTCTGGATTTCACTCGTCGTGCTCTGGCTGTTCGTGCTGGTGCCCATGCTCATCAACAAGCGGGACACCGTCAAGCGAACCAGTGACGTCGCCCTGGCTACCCGTGTGCTCAACAGCGGCGGTCGTGCCGCGCGGTTGATCAGGCGCGGAAAGCCGGCTGCCGGCCACCGCAGCGACCCGCAGTGGCGCCCCGAAGAAGAACTCGACGACTTCGACGAAGACGAGACCGGACCCGTCGTGGTGACCGGCAGGCCCTCGCGCGTGCGTTCCGTCGCGGTTGTCACCTCGGTCGCCGAAGAAGGCGAGAACGACTACCTCGACGTCGACGTGGTCGAGATGGACTCCGGCGCGCTGCCCGTCGCCGACGCACAGAAGACTGCCGCCCCAGCGGCTGAGCAGGCCGACGAACTGCCCTTGGACTTCGGTGACGCCGATCCCGATCCCGTCGACACGCCGTCCGACGAGCCCGTCGTCGAGGCTGCAGAGACAGACGAGGCCACCGACGAGGCCGCAGACGACGGCAGCGCCGACGAATACGAGTACGTCGACGACACCTCCGGTCTGGAAGCCGAAGCGGAGCCGCCCACCGGAGCCATTCCGGTCGCGGCCCGCGCCCGCCGTTTCGAGTCCAAGACCGCCGAGGCCGTCAGCGCGCGCAAGTACCGCTTCCGCAAGCGGATGCTGATGTCGATGGCCGTGCTGCTGCTCGTGACCGCTACTGCGGCCTACCTGTGGACGTCGACGATGTGGTACGCCTGCGCCACCGTGGGTGCCATCACGCTGCTGTACCTGGCATACCTGCGTCGCCAGACCCGTATCGAGGAGCGGCTGCGGCGTCGGCGGATGCAGCGGATGGCCCGTTCGCGGCTCGGGGTGGAGAACACCGTCGATCACGAACTCAACGTGGTGCCGGCCCGGCTGCGTCGGCCCGGCGCGGCGGTGCTGGAGATCGACGACGAGGATCCCGCCTTCGAGCACCTGGACTATGTGCCGTTCTCCAG
- a CDS encoding GNAT family N-acetyltransferase produces MNLWRSNSLHPGWPVAVGPLRVRAGVVRLRPVRMRDGAQWSRIRIADRQFLEPWEPTAEMDWPVRHAVSAWPAVCSGLRAEARRGRMLPYIIELDGKFAGQLTIGNVTHGALRSAWIGYWVHSEVTGGGVATGALALGLDHCFGPVMLHRVEATVRPENAASRKVLAKAGFREEGLLRRYLDVDGGWRDHLLVAMTVEEVNGSVTSTLVRAGRARWV; encoded by the coding sequence GTGAACCTCTGGCGGTCCAACTCGCTGCACCCGGGGTGGCCCGTGGCAGTGGGGCCGCTCCGGGTGCGGGCGGGGGTGGTGCGGCTGCGCCCGGTGCGCATGCGGGACGGCGCGCAGTGGAGCCGGATCCGGATTGCCGACCGTCAGTTCCTCGAGCCGTGGGAACCCACCGCGGAGATGGATTGGCCTGTGCGGCATGCGGTTTCGGCCTGGCCCGCGGTGTGCTCGGGGCTGCGGGCCGAAGCACGCCGGGGCCGGATGTTGCCCTACATCATCGAACTGGACGGGAAGTTCGCCGGCCAGTTGACCATCGGCAACGTCACGCACGGCGCACTGCGGTCGGCCTGGATTGGCTACTGGGTGCACAGCGAGGTCACCGGCGGTGGCGTGGCCACCGGTGCGCTGGCGCTGGGGCTGGACCACTGCTTCGGGCCGGTGATGCTGCACCGCGTGGAGGCCACCGTGCGGCCGGAGAACGCCGCCAGTCGCAAAGTGCTGGCCAAGGCAGGGTTCCGCGAGGAGGGCCTGCTGCGGCGCTATCTGGACGTCGACGGCGGCTGGCGCGACCACCTGCTGGTGGCGATGACCGTCGAGGAGGTCAACGGCTCGGTGACCTCGACGCTGGTGCGGGCGGGCCGCGCGCGGTGGGTCTGA
- the glp gene encoding molybdotransferase-like divisome protein Glp, whose protein sequence is MRSVEEQQARVQAAAVAPRPVRVAIAEAQGLMCAEEVVTERPLPGFDQAAIDGYAVRSVDVLGADAADDDADAAGGQISLPVMGVIEAGTKTPSRLQPRQAARVQTGAPMPTLADAVLPLRWTDGGQSRVRVLRGVRSGAYVRRTGDDVQPGDVAVRAGTIIGAAQVGLLAAVGRDRVLVHPRPRLSVLSVGGELVDVSRSPGTGQVYDVNSYALAAAGRDAGAEVNRVGIVDSDPKKLREVVEGQLSRAEIVVIAGAVGGAAAESVRAVLSELGEMEVTRIAMHPGSVQGFGQLGRDGVPVFLLPANPVSALVVFEVMVRPLVRLSLGKRQPLRRVVQARTLAPISSVAGRKGYLRGQLMRDQDTGEYLVQALGGAPGSSSHLLATLAEANCLVVVPSEVEQLRTGETVDVAFLAQRG, encoded by the coding sequence GTGCGTTCGGTGGAGGAGCAGCAGGCCCGTGTCCAGGCCGCCGCGGTGGCGCCGCGGCCGGTGCGGGTGGCGATCGCTGAGGCCCAAGGGCTGATGTGTGCCGAAGAAGTGGTGACCGAACGCCCGCTGCCAGGTTTCGATCAGGCCGCCATCGACGGATACGCCGTGCGCAGCGTGGACGTGCTCGGCGCGGACGCCGCCGATGACGACGCCGACGCCGCAGGCGGACAGATCAGCCTCCCGGTGATGGGGGTGATCGAGGCCGGCACCAAGACCCCCAGCCGGCTGCAGCCCAGGCAGGCCGCCCGCGTGCAGACCGGCGCCCCCATGCCCACACTTGCCGACGCCGTGCTGCCGCTGCGGTGGACCGACGGCGGACAGTCGCGGGTGCGGGTGCTGCGAGGCGTGCGCTCCGGCGCGTACGTGCGGCGCACCGGCGACGACGTACAGCCCGGTGACGTCGCGGTCCGGGCCGGAACCATCATCGGCGCCGCCCAGGTGGGGTTGTTGGCCGCCGTGGGCCGCGACCGCGTACTGGTGCATCCCCGTCCCAGGCTGTCGGTGCTCTCCGTGGGTGGCGAGCTGGTGGACGTCTCACGATCGCCGGGCACCGGGCAGGTCTACGACGTCAACTCCTACGCCCTGGCCGCGGCCGGACGGGATGCCGGCGCCGAGGTCAATCGCGTCGGCATCGTCGACAGTGATCCCAAGAAGCTGCGCGAAGTGGTGGAGGGACAGCTCAGCCGCGCCGAGATCGTGGTGATCGCGGGAGCGGTCGGCGGAGCGGCCGCCGAGAGCGTGCGTGCGGTGCTCTCCGAACTCGGCGAGATGGAAGTGACCCGCATCGCGATGCATCCGGGCTCGGTGCAGGGCTTCGGACAACTGGGCCGCGACGGAGTGCCGGTGTTCCTGCTGCCGGCCAACCCGGTCAGTGCGCTGGTGGTGTTCGAGGTGATGGTGCGCCCGTTGGTCCGGCTGTCGTTGGGCAAGCGGCAGCCGCTGCGGCGGGTGGTGCAGGCCCGCACCCTGGCGCCGATCTCCTCGGTTGCCGGCCGCAAGGGTTATCTGCGGGGTCAGCTGATGCGCGATCAGGACACCGGTGAGTATCTGGTGCAGGCCCTCGGCGGTGCGCCGGGATCGTCATCACATCTGCTGGCCACGCTGGCCGAGGCCAACTGTCTGGTGGTGGTGCCCAGCGAGGTCGAGCAGCTGCGCACCGGTGAGACCGTCGACGTCGCTTTCCTGGCTCAACGCGGCTGA
- a CDS encoding UTP--glucose-1-phosphate uridylyltransferase, with amino-acid sequence MNAPQVPIPRTAIVPAAGLGTRFLPATKTVPKELLPVVDTPGIELVAAEAAEAGAERLVIITSEGKDGVVAHFVEDLVLEGTLEARGKKAMLEKVRRAPALIKVESVVQERPLGLGHAVGCVEAVLSDDEDAVAVLLPDDLVLPTGVLETMSKVRAKRGGTVLCAIEVPGDEISAYGVFDVEIVPDAANPNVLKVKGMVEKPKAEDAPSPYAAAGRYVLDRAIFDALRRVDKGVGGEIQLTDAIALLIEEGHPVHVVVHRGSRHDLGNPGGYLKAAVDFALDRDDYGPELRSWLVARLGLSEQ; translated from the coding sequence ATGAACGCACCTCAGGTACCCATTCCGCGCACGGCTATCGTGCCCGCAGCAGGTCTGGGCACCCGGTTCCTACCGGCCACCAAGACTGTGCCCAAAGAGTTGCTGCCGGTGGTGGACACCCCCGGTATCGAGCTGGTGGCCGCCGAGGCCGCGGAGGCGGGCGCCGAGCGACTGGTAATCATCACTTCCGAAGGCAAGGACGGCGTGGTGGCGCACTTCGTCGAGGACTTGGTGCTCGAAGGGACCCTCGAAGCGCGCGGCAAGAAGGCGATGCTGGAGAAGGTGCGCCGGGCCCCCGCCCTGATCAAGGTCGAGTCGGTGGTCCAGGAGCGGCCATTGGGCCTCGGGCACGCCGTCGGCTGTGTGGAGGCCGTGCTCTCCGATGACGAGGATGCCGTCGCCGTCCTGCTGCCCGACGATCTGGTGCTACCCACCGGCGTCCTGGAGACGATGTCCAAAGTGCGCGCCAAGCGCGGCGGGACGGTGCTGTGCGCCATCGAGGTCCCCGGAGACGAGATCAGTGCCTACGGCGTCTTCGACGTCGAGATCGTGCCCGATGCGGCCAATCCCAATGTGCTCAAGGTCAAAGGCATGGTGGAGAAGCCCAAGGCCGAGGACGCGCCGTCCCCGTACGCCGCCGCCGGCCGTTATGTCCTGGACCGGGCCATCTTCGATGCGTTGCGCCGGGTCGACAAGGGTGTCGGCGGTGAGATTCAGCTCACCGACGCCATCGCGCTGCTGATCGAAGAAGGCCATCCCGTGCACGTGGTGGTGCACCGCGGGTCTCGACACGACCTGGGAAATCCCGGCGGCTACCTCAAGGCTGCGGTTGACTTTGCCTTGGACCGTGATGATTACGGCCCGGAACTACGCAGCTGGCTGGTTGCGCGATTGGGGTTGAGCGAGCAATAG
- a CDS encoding 5-formyltetrahydrofolate cyclo-ligase: protein MEAATKAQRRALLLASRRSVAETVHQAEAEALAAHAATLVSARTPVCAYVPMKTEPGSIALLDALSATGVKVLLPVSRTDAHGDPLPLWWSSYSRGELIPAAFGLLEPAGEASPPATIAEAQIILVPALAVDRRGVRLGRGAGFYDRSLPLRNPIAKLIAVVRDEELLDELPGEPHDVPMTHALTPGNGLVELGSEAGMRTAE from the coding sequence GTGGAAGCGGCAACCAAAGCTCAGCGGCGGGCGCTATTACTGGCTTCCCGACGTTCAGTAGCTGAAACCGTTCACCAGGCGGAAGCCGAGGCGCTGGCAGCTCACGCAGCAACCCTCGTGAGCGCGAGAACACCCGTCTGCGCTTACGTTCCCATGAAGACAGAACCGGGTTCCATCGCGTTGCTGGATGCACTGTCCGCAACCGGTGTCAAAGTGCTGCTTCCGGTCAGCCGCACCGACGCGCACGGCGACCCGCTGCCACTGTGGTGGAGCTCATACTCTCGCGGCGAGTTGATTCCAGCAGCCTTCGGGCTTCTGGAACCCGCAGGTGAGGCATCGCCGCCTGCGACCATCGCCGAAGCGCAGATCATCTTGGTCCCGGCGTTGGCAGTCGACCGACGAGGAGTACGCCTTGGCCGTGGAGCCGGTTTCTACGACCGGTCGCTACCCCTGCGCAATCCGATTGCCAAGCTCATCGCCGTGGTTCGGGACGAGGAGCTTCTCGACGAACTGCCCGGCGAACCCCACGATGTGCCCATGACGCATGCGCTGACCCCCGGCAACGGGCTCGTCGAGCTGGGATCCGAAGCGGGAATGCGGACGGCCGAATAG
- a CDS encoding FmdB family zinc ribbon protein translates to MPTYSYACTDCGDRFDAVQAFSDDALTTCTKCEGRLRKLFNSVGVVFKGSGFYRTDSREGGKSSSTSSSSSSESSSSSSDKSSSSSEKSSSSDKSSSSPAPAAASS, encoded by the coding sequence GTGCCCACCTACAGCTATGCGTGTACCGACTGCGGCGACCGTTTTGACGCGGTGCAGGCTTTCTCAGATGACGCACTCACCACGTGCACCAAGTGTGAGGGCCGGTTGCGCAAACTGTTCAACTCGGTGGGCGTGGTCTTCAAGGGCAGCGGTTTCTACCGCACCGACAGCCGTGAAGGCGGCAAGAGTTCGTCGACGTCGTCGAGCTCCAGTTCCGAGTCGAGCTCGAGTTCCAGCGACAAATCGTCCAGCTCGAGCGAGAAGAGCTCCAGCAGCGACAAGTCCTCGTCGTCACCGGCCCCTGCCGCCGCATCCAGCTAG
- a CDS encoding SAF domain-containing protein: MPHSLDPTAFNRLRQALQPDWVHSVRARRGAAAALVILAGVAALRSEPGGAHRDAVIAGRDLSPGVTMTAEDLVVVSRPVDTLPEGALSDAGTAVGATPAGPVRSGEVLTDVRVLGPRLTESAAGPGARVVPVQLAQSAILDVVREGDVVDIVAAPQDGPLTDVTPRVIAVDAVVVLISPDAEGLGARADRVILVALPAAAAVAVAAATLGEVVTLTLH, encoded by the coding sequence ATGCCCCACAGTCTCGACCCCACCGCGTTCAACCGCCTTCGCCAAGCGTTGCAGCCTGATTGGGTGCATTCGGTGCGCGCCCGCCGGGGCGCCGCGGCCGCACTCGTCATCCTGGCAGGCGTCGCGGCGCTACGTTCCGAACCCGGTGGAGCCCACCGGGACGCGGTGATAGCCGGACGTGATCTGAGCCCCGGAGTCACGATGACCGCAGAGGATCTCGTGGTGGTGAGCCGCCCGGTCGACACCCTCCCCGAGGGTGCACTCAGCGACGCCGGCACCGCGGTCGGAGCGACGCCCGCCGGCCCGGTGCGATCAGGAGAGGTACTCACCGACGTCCGGGTGCTGGGGCCTCGCCTCACCGAATCGGCCGCGGGCCCGGGTGCCCGGGTGGTGCCAGTGCAGTTGGCGCAGAGCGCGATCCTCGATGTGGTCCGCGAAGGCGACGTGGTGGACATCGTCGCCGCACCGCAGGACGGACCGCTTACTGACGTCACGCCGCGGGTCATCGCCGTCGATGCCGTGGTGGTGCTCATCTCACCCGACGCCGAAGGTCTGGGCGCTCGAGCCGACCGGGTGATTCTCGTGGCGCTGCCCGCCGCCGCGGCCGTCGCGGTGGCAGCAGCCACCCTCGGCGAAGTCGTGACACTGACGCTGCATTGA
- the mscL gene encoding large-conductance mechanosensitive channel protein MscL, protein MLKGFKEFIARGNIVDLSVAVVIGTAFTGLVTAFTQNVVQPLIDRIGAGPDREYGILRIPLGGDQFVDLNAVLSAGINFVLVAAVVYFLIVLPYKKLRERGEVEQAQDTELSILTEIRDLLHAQSPTAGTASHEHVTGPGTGPSPDTAKHTSADKE, encoded by the coding sequence ATGTTGAAGGGGTTCAAAGAGTTCATCGCGCGAGGCAACATCGTCGACCTGTCGGTCGCGGTGGTCATCGGTACCGCGTTCACCGGTCTGGTCACCGCGTTCACTCAGAACGTGGTGCAACCACTGATCGACCGGATCGGCGCGGGCCCCGACAGGGAGTACGGAATCCTGCGGATACCCCTCGGAGGTGACCAGTTTGTCGACCTCAACGCCGTGCTGTCAGCGGGGATCAACTTCGTCCTGGTGGCGGCGGTCGTGTACTTCCTCATCGTGCTGCCGTACAAGAAGCTCCGCGAGCGTGGTGAGGTGGAGCAGGCCCAGGACACCGAGTTGAGCATCCTCACCGAGATCCGCGACCTCCTGCATGCCCAGAGCCCTACTGCAGGTACCGCCTCCCATGAGCATGTGACCGGCCCCGGGACCGGCCCGAGCCCTGACACCGCCAAACACACCAGCGCCGACAAGGAGTGA
- a CDS encoding MspA family porin, producing the protein MKVISRVLVALIASIAALFASTGTSHAGLDNELSLVDGQGRTLTIQQWDTFLNGVFPLDRNRLTREWFHSGKAVYAVTGEGADDFEGVLELGYQVGFPWSLGVGINFSYTTPNIAFDGQDYGSFGPGVDTGIDLIPAIVTPPLFPGVSISADLGNGPGIQEVATFSVDVAGANGAVAVSNAHGTVTGAAGGVLLRPYARLISSAGDSVTTYGEPWNMN; encoded by the coding sequence ATGAAGGTAATCAGTCGGGTGCTGGTGGCGTTGATCGCCTCCATCGCGGCGCTGTTCGCGAGCACGGGCACTTCGCACGCGGGCTTGGACAATGAGCTGAGCCTTGTGGACGGCCAGGGTCGCACCCTGACCATCCAGCAGTGGGACACGTTCCTCAACGGTGTCTTCCCGCTGGACCGCAACCGCCTCACCCGTGAGTGGTTCCACTCCGGCAAGGCTGTCTACGCCGTGACCGGCGAAGGCGCTGACGACTTCGAGGGCGTCCTGGAGCTCGGCTACCAGGTCGGCTTCCCGTGGTCGCTGGGCGTTGGCATCAACTTCAGCTACACCACCCCGAACATCGCGTTCGACGGCCAGGACTACGGCTCGTTCGGCCCGGGTGTCGACACCGGTATCGACCTGATCCCCGCCATCGTCACCCCGCCGCTGTTCCCCGGCGTGTCGATCTCCGCTGACCTGGGCAACGGCCCCGGCATCCAGGAAGTCGCCACCTTCTCCGTGGACGTCGCCGGCGCCAACGGTGCAGTTGCGGTCTCCAACGCTCACGGCACCGTGACCGGTGCTGCCGGTGGCGTGCTGCTGCGCCCCTACGCTCGGCTGATCTCCTCGGCCGGTGACAGCGTGACCACCTACGGCGAGCCTTGGAACATGAACTGA
- a CDS encoding MogA/MoaB family molybdenum cofactor biosynthesis protein codes for MSIPTYTVASMEQPHELVGRALVVVVDDRTAHGDEEDHSGPLVTELLNEAGFVVDGVVVVASDEVEIRNALNTAVIGGVDLVVSVGGTGVTPRDVTPEATVDILDRELLGISEALRASGLSAGIIDAGMSRGLAGISGSTLVVNLSGSRPAVRDGMATLSPLATQIIGQLSSLEI; via the coding sequence ATGTCCATCCCCACATATACGGTTGCTTCCATGGAACAGCCGCATGAGCTGGTGGGTAGAGCTCTCGTCGTCGTTGTCGATGATCGGACCGCGCACGGAGACGAAGAAGACCACAGCGGTCCGCTGGTCACCGAGCTGCTGAACGAGGCAGGCTTCGTCGTCGACGGAGTAGTGGTGGTGGCGTCCGACGAGGTGGAGATCCGCAACGCGCTCAATACAGCGGTGATCGGCGGCGTCGACCTGGTGGTATCGGTGGGTGGCACCGGGGTGACCCCCCGTGACGTCACTCCGGAAGCCACGGTCGACATCCTGGACCGGGAATTGCTGGGGATATCCGAGGCGCTTCGGGCGTCCGGGCTGTCCGCGGGCATCATCGACGCAGGGATGTCCCGTGGTCTGGCGGGGATATCCGGCAGCACCCTGGTGGTGAACCTGTCCGGTTCACGTCCGGCGGTGCGCGACGGGATGGCCACGCTGAGTCCGCTGGCGACCCAGATCATCGGCCAGCTCTCCAGCCTGGAAATCTGA
- a CDS encoding S1C family serine protease: MTSYPGPNNNPGPTPGRYPPAPQQSGQHHYSHPAQHGHYARGPQQGQQQPYDWRYATQQTDPRQSAAYPAYRSPHTAPLPNQTRSRTKLFAGAMAIAVVSAGIGGGVAVMAHPDERPVNTFTTASDPAPGMPAANVPAGSVEQVAAKVVPSVVKLEIKLGRAHEEGSGIILSPTGLILTNAHVVSAAGAASAAPDALPGIPSGPELRDANPETTVSFSDGTTAPFTVVGADPASDVAVVQAKGVSGLTPITLGSSADLRVGQDVVAIGSPLGLESTVTTGIVSALNRPVSTAGDAKNQNTVLDAIQTDAAINPGNSGGALVNMNGELVGVNSAIATMGGGQDAPQSGSIGLGFAIPVDQAKRIADELISTGSASHASLGVQVSNDTAINGAKIVEITRGGAAATAGLPNGVVVTKVDDRPISGAGALVAAVRSKAPGEKVTLTFVESEDSNPQTLQVTLGKAAQ; the protein is encoded by the coding sequence ATGACGAGCTATCCAGGGCCGAACAACAACCCTGGGCCCACACCTGGCAGGTACCCGCCCGCGCCGCAACAGTCGGGACAACACCACTATTCGCATCCGGCGCAGCACGGACACTATGCGCGAGGGCCGCAGCAGGGGCAGCAGCAGCCGTACGACTGGCGGTACGCCACCCAGCAGACCGATCCCCGGCAGTCCGCCGCTTATCCGGCGTATCGGTCACCGCACACCGCGCCGTTGCCGAACCAGACGCGCTCGCGTACCAAGCTTTTCGCGGGTGCCATGGCGATTGCCGTGGTATCGGCCGGAATCGGTGGTGGCGTCGCGGTGATGGCGCACCCCGATGAGCGTCCGGTCAACACCTTCACCACGGCCAGCGACCCAGCCCCCGGAATGCCCGCGGCCAACGTTCCCGCCGGCTCGGTGGAACAGGTGGCCGCCAAGGTGGTACCCAGCGTGGTCAAGCTGGAGATCAAACTCGGTCGTGCCCACGAAGAGGGCTCGGGCATCATTTTGTCGCCCACCGGTCTCATCCTGACCAATGCGCACGTGGTCTCTGCCGCGGGCGCAGCGTCGGCGGCGCCCGACGCGCTGCCCGGCATCCCGTCTGGTCCCGAGCTGCGCGACGCCAATCCCGAAACCACGGTCAGCTTCTCCGACGGCACCACCGCACCGTTCACGGTGGTGGGCGCCGACCCCGCCAGCGATGTCGCCGTGGTCCAGGCCAAGGGGGTGTCCGGGCTGACGCCGATCACTCTGGGATCCTCGGCGGATCTGCGGGTGGGTCAGGATGTGGTGGCCATTGGTTCGCCGTTGGGCCTGGAGAGCACCGTCACCACCGGAATCGTCAGCGCGTTGAACCGGCCGGTGTCCACCGCGGGCGACGCCAAGAACCAGAACACCGTGCTGGATGCCATCCAGACCGACGCCGCGATCAACCCCGGTAACTCCGGTGGGGCGCTGGTGAACATGAATGGCGAGCTGGTGGGGGTCAACTCCGCCATCGCGACCATGGGTGGAGGGCAGGACGCGCCGCAGTCGGGTTCGATCGGACTCGGTTTTGCCATCCCCGTCGACCAGGCCAAGCGGATTGCCGACGAACTGATCAGCACCGGCTCGGCATCACACGCCTCACTCGGGGTCCAGGTGAGTAACGACACCGCCATCAACGGCGCGAAGATCGTCGAGATCACCCGAGGTGGAGCCGCTGCCACCGCGGGGTTGCCCAACGGCGTGGTGGTCACGAAGGTCGACGACCGGCCCATCTCGGGAGCCGGGGCCTTGGTGGCTGCGGTGCGCTCCAAGGCGCCAGGAGAGAAGGTGACGTTGACCTTCGTCGAGTCCGAGGACAGTAATCCGCAGACACTGCAGGTGACGCTGGGTAAGGCTGCGCAGTGA
- a CDS encoding HAMP domain-containing sensor histidine kinase — MARPNRRESRTTTSLSLRWRVMLLAMSMVAMVVVLISFAVYAVVSAALYDDIDNQLQSRAQLLIASGSLASDPGKAIEGTAYSDVNAMLINPGRSIYTANQEGQTLPIGATEKSVIAGELFMSRRTAADQRVLAVHLPNGSTLLISKSLAPTDAVMMKLRWVLLIVGGVGVAVAAIAGAAVTRTGLRPVAKLTEAAERVARTDDLRPIPVFGSDELARLTEAFNMMLRALAESRERQARLVTDAGHELRTPLTSLRTNVELLMASSRPGAADIPEAEMDDLRADVIGQIEELSTLVGDLVDLTRDEAGGVIHEPVDMTEVVDRSLERVRRRRNDIEFDVDVTPWQVYGDAAGLSRAVLNLLDNAAKWSPSEGRVRLTLKQVDPSHAELVVSDLGPGIPLQERRLVFERFYRATASRSMPGSGLGLAIVKQVVLKHGGALRVEETVPGGQPPGTSIFVLLPGRPAAPAPFPTADNADGTVNDGDSAPMDTNQATTRSQPGVISVDSQSTGAR; from the coding sequence ATGGCACGGCCCAACCGGCGCGAATCTCGAACAACCACATCGTTGTCACTGCGGTGGCGGGTCATGTTGCTTGCCATGTCGATGGTGGCCATGGTGGTGGTGCTGATCTCGTTCGCGGTCTACGCCGTGGTTTCGGCCGCGCTGTACGACGACATCGACAACCAGTTGCAGAGCCGGGCGCAGCTGCTGATCGCCAGCGGATCGCTGGCCTCTGATCCGGGCAAGGCCATCGAGGGCACCGCCTACTCCGATGTCAACGCCATGCTGATCAACCCCGGGCGGTCCATCTACACCGCCAACCAGGAGGGGCAGACACTGCCGATCGGCGCCACCGAGAAGTCCGTCATCGCCGGTGAGCTGTTCATGTCCCGCCGCACCGCCGCTGATCAGCGGGTGCTGGCGGTGCACCTGCCCAATGGCAGCACACTGCTGATCTCGAAGAGCCTGGCGCCCACCGACGCGGTGATGATGAAACTGCGCTGGGTGCTGTTGATCGTCGGCGGGGTCGGGGTGGCCGTTGCTGCCATCGCGGGTGCCGCCGTCACCAGAACCGGCTTGCGCCCGGTCGCCAAGTTGACCGAAGCCGCCGAACGGGTGGCGCGCACCGATGACCTTCGGCCCATCCCGGTGTTCGGTAGCGATGAGCTGGCCCGTCTGACCGAGGCGTTCAACATGATGCTGCGGGCACTGGCGGAATCCCGGGAGCGCCAGGCGCGCCTGGTGACCGACGCCGGGCACGAACTGCGCACTCCTCTGACATCGCTGCGGACCAACGTGGAGCTGCTGATGGCATCCAGTCGACCGGGCGCGGCCGACATCCCCGAAGCGGAGATGGACGACCTGCGTGCCGACGTCATCGGGCAGATCGAGGAATTGTCCACGCTGGTGGGCGATCTGGTGGATCTCACTCGGGACGAGGCCGGCGGGGTGATCCACGAGCCCGTCGACATGACCGAGGTCGTCGATCGCAGCCTCGAACGAGTTCGGCGGCGCCGCAACGACATCGAGTTCGACGTCGACGTCACGCCCTGGCAGGTCTACGGGGACGCCGCCGGATTGTCGCGGGCCGTGCTCAATCTGCTGGACAACGCCGCCAAGTGGAGCCCGTCGGAGGGGCGGGTGCGGTTGACCCTCAAACAGGTGGACCCGTCGCACGCCGAGCTCGTGGTCTCCGATCTTGGTCCCGGTATCCCGCTGCAGGAGCGGCGACTGGTGTTCGAGCGCTTCTACCGTGCCACCGCGAGCCGGTCCATGCCCGGATCCGGTCTGGGACTGGCGATCGTCAAACAGGTGGTGCTCAAGCACGGCGGAGCGCTGCGGGTCGAGGAGACAGTGCCGGGAGGACAGCCGCCGGGCACCTCCATCTTTGTTCTGCTGCCGGGGCGGCCCGCAGCGCCGGCACCCTTCCCGACCGCCGACAACGCTGACGGCACCGTCAACGACGGTGATTCGGCGCCCATGGATACAAATCAGGCAACGACACGATCACAACCGGGCGTTATCTCAGTCGATTCTCAGTCGACGGGGGCAAGGTAG